In the genome of Microthrixaceae bacterium, one region contains:
- a CDS encoding acyltransferase family protein, producing the protein MNRSEPTEAMSARPRPQHVDGPGTVPLPTRERARRPSPPHPGPTGHDLDGHPRPEAPEPELHHLRDPAPRPGQAVPSPVADAAETLTRRRLTPPDSKGDATLDGGPVRVVVKPRPTYLPALDGLRALSVAAVVAFHLGLLPGGFIGVDVFFVISGFLITRLLLAERERSGTIDMGGFWSRRFKRLLPALLVTITGVTIAARWWMPSWRWADLRTDALATLAYVANWRFVLSGQSYFSEGVVPSPLRHAWSLAIEEQFYLLWPLVVVLVLKRLNSRYRLVLAGVAGGGALLSALWMTIAAGTDMDLSRLYYGTDTRAFALLAGAWLACWWDPVVADAPRPIDALDKARPLTRAGGLALVPLAVMAVVAAEDTSWFYRIGFQTVAVLATVVVAGVSTGEGKVSAGLGHPVLCWLGRRSYGIYLWSWPVQIYVSSHFGLSGIGLYLVVVVVTMALATLSFRFVEEPIRTRWGQPKPRGRRERDDAVELRYPVAFRFGLGVLLCGTLASAATSGGDAAPSYMAVSDAEAAASALASSSGFDDGPESGGARISTTVPSGPTPTTAPSPATTLPLPPGPVGPFSETVTALVPPDAAVDPYDLHGRSLRVMIAGDSVGWSLGWEPSDDLTRSVKIEDRAIIGCGVMPPASFWVVEGRGSEKYSAYCLEQENAERLGLDNGPDVVLLWLGAWEVYDHVVFGQKISVFTDEYAKILEQRLQERIDQYRAEGIPTVMPTVPCFGKQASRLGQERYDEKRRQWVNERLLAVAARNRTWVRVIDPTAKLCDAEGNSIDKTPEGVPIREDGAHFDTDSAAWFWNTWLAGQLGAAFAGL; encoded by the coding sequence ATGAACCGGTCTGAGCCGACAGAGGCCATGTCGGCCCGACCCCGGCCCCAACATGTCGACGGTCCTGGAACGGTCCCGCTACCCACCCGCGAGCGGGCCCGCCGACCGTCGCCTCCCCACCCCGGCCCCACCGGCCACGACCTCGATGGCCACCCACGGCCTGAAGCCCCCGAGCCCGAGCTCCACCACCTCAGGGACCCGGCTCCTCGGCCCGGACAGGCGGTGCCCAGTCCAGTGGCAGATGCCGCCGAAACCCTCACTCGGCGTCGGCTGACCCCGCCCGACTCCAAGGGCGACGCGACGCTGGACGGTGGTCCGGTTCGGGTTGTGGTCAAACCCCGGCCCACCTACCTTCCGGCCCTGGATGGTCTGCGGGCGCTGTCGGTTGCGGCGGTCGTCGCCTTCCACCTCGGCCTGCTACCCGGTGGGTTCATCGGCGTCGATGTGTTCTTCGTCATCAGCGGCTTTCTGATCACCAGGTTGCTGCTGGCCGAACGGGAGCGCAGCGGGACCATCGACATGGGTGGCTTCTGGTCCCGTCGCTTCAAGCGACTACTACCGGCGCTGCTGGTCACCATCACTGGGGTGACCATCGCGGCCCGGTGGTGGATGCCGAGCTGGCGGTGGGCGGACCTGCGAACTGATGCCCTGGCCACCCTGGCCTACGTGGCCAACTGGCGTTTCGTGCTGTCCGGGCAGTCCTACTTCAGCGAAGGGGTGGTGCCCAGCCCGCTGCGTCACGCCTGGTCGTTGGCCATCGAGGAGCAGTTCTACCTGCTGTGGCCCCTGGTCGTGGTCCTTGTGCTGAAGCGGCTGAACAGTCGCTACCGCCTGGTTCTGGCCGGTGTGGCCGGTGGCGGAGCGCTGTTGTCGGCACTGTGGATGACGATCGCAGCCGGCACCGACATGGACCTCAGCCGCCTCTACTACGGCACTGACACGCGAGCATTTGCCCTGCTGGCCGGTGCTTGGTTGGCGTGCTGGTGGGACCCGGTGGTGGCCGACGCTCCCCGCCCGATCGATGCATTGGATAAGGCCCGCCCGCTCACACGAGCCGGCGGCTTGGCTCTTGTCCCCCTGGCGGTGATGGCAGTGGTGGCCGCCGAGGACACCTCATGGTTCTACCGGATCGGTTTCCAGACGGTTGCGGTGCTGGCCACCGTGGTGGTGGCCGGTGTGTCGACCGGTGAAGGCAAGGTCAGCGCCGGTCTGGGGCACCCGGTCCTGTGCTGGCTGGGACGGCGGTCCTACGGGATCTACCTGTGGTCGTGGCCGGTGCAGATCTACGTCTCGTCGCACTTCGGGCTGTCGGGGATAGGTCTGTATCTGGTGGTGGTGGTCGTGACGATGGCCCTGGCCACGCTGTCGTTCCGTTTCGTGGAGGAGCCGATACGAACCCGCTGGGGACAGCCCAAGCCGCGAGGACGACGCGAGCGCGACGATGCCGTCGAGCTCCGCTACCCGGTCGCCTTCCGCTTCGGGTTGGGGGTGTTGCTGTGCGGAACCCTGGCGTCAGCGGCGACCAGCGGCGGGGATGCCGCTCCCAGCTACATGGCCGTGTCCGATGCCGAGGCTGCTGCCAGCGCTCTGGCCTCGTCGTCGGGCTTCGACGATGGCCCCGAATCGGGCGGGGCTCGGATCTCGACCACTGTGCCGTCGGGTCCCACCCCGACCACGGCCCCCAGTCCAGCCACCACCTTGCCGCTGCCACCGGGACCGGTCGGCCCCTTCAGCGAGACCGTCACCGCCCTCGTTCCCCCAGATGCCGCGGTGGACCCCTATGACCTGCACGGGCGCTCTCTCAGAGTGATGATCGCCGGTGACTCTGTCGGCTGGTCGCTCGGCTGGGAACCGAGCGATGACCTGACCCGCTCGGTCAAGATCGAGGATCGGGCCATCATCGGGTGCGGCGTGATGCCACCGGCGTCGTTCTGGGTGGTGGAGGGTCGAGGGTCCGAGAAGTACAGCGCCTACTGCCTGGAGCAGGAGAACGCGGAGCGGCTGGGGTTGGACAACGGTCCTGATGTGGTGTTGTTGTGGCTCGGGGCGTGGGAGGTCTACGACCACGTCGTGTTCGGTCAGAAGATCTCGGTGTTCACCGACGAGTACGCCAAGATCCTCGAACAGCGGCTCCAGGAACGCATCGACCAGTACCGAGCCGAAGGCATCCCCACGGTGATGCCGACCGTGCCGTGCTTCGGGAAGCAGGCCAGCCGGCTCGGCCAGGAACGTTACGACGAGAAGAGGCGCCAGTGGGTCAACGAACGGTTGTTGGCCGTCGCGGCAAGAAACCGCACCTGGGTCAGGGTCATCGACCCGACGGCCAAGCTGTGCGACGCCGAAGGCAACTCGATAGACAAGACGCCCGAAGGGGTACCGATTCGCGAGGACGGGGCCCACTTCGACACCGATTCGGCAGCCTGGTTCTGGAACACGTGGCTGGCCGGTCAGCTCGGCGCCGCCTTCGCCGGCCTCTAG
- a CDS encoding cold shock domain-containing protein, with product MPTGTVKWFSAEKGFGFIARDGAEDVFVHHSAIEMQGFRNLQEGQAVEFELTSTDKGDQAQGVRVI from the coding sequence ATGCCCACCGGTACCGTCAAATGGTTCAGCGCCGAGAAGGGTTTCGGCTTCATCGCTCGTGACGGGGCTGAGGACGTGTTCGTACACCACTCGGCCATTGAGATGCAGGGCTTCCGCAATCTCCAGGAAGGCCAGGCCGTCGAGTTCGAGCTGACCAGCACCGACAAAGGTGACCAGGCTCAGGGTGTGCGGGTGATCTGA
- a CDS encoding RidA family protein, with protein sequence MTHPTGLPYTPSVTAGEWVVVSGQLGLRDGALVEDFAGEVDQVLANLAAQLAGHGLGLEHVVKTTCFLTDLDQFSVFNERYSLAFEEPRPARSAVEVSRLPLGGRVEIEAWARRP encoded by the coding sequence ATGACCCATCCGACCGGGCTCCCCTATACGCCGTCGGTGACGGCCGGAGAATGGGTGGTGGTGTCGGGTCAGCTCGGTCTGCGAGACGGGGCCTTGGTGGAGGACTTCGCCGGCGAGGTGGACCAGGTCCTGGCCAACCTGGCCGCTCAACTCGCCGGGCACGGCCTGGGTTTGGAGCACGTGGTCAAGACCACCTGCTTCCTGACCGACCTCGACCAGTTCTCTGTCTTCAACGAGCGGTACTCACTGGCCTTCGAAGAGCCACGACCGGCCCGTTCGGCCGTGGAGGTGTCCCGTCTACCGCTCGGGGGGCGCGTCGAAATCGAGGCCTGGGCTCGTCGCCCCTGA
- the erpA gene encoding iron-sulfur cluster insertion protein ErpA: MTPRRWLRTSSGEGRCTSEAVTRWSLPADPQIPLWSAGSDRQRAVGAECPVWCDEGRGPIRWRLPTRTVEEPVITLTDTAATKVQELISAEGDDALALRVAVRPGGCSGFSYEMFFDSDIATDDVTADFDGVKVVVDPSSAQMLTGATLDYKDGLNQAGFSIDNPNAQRTCGCGSSFS; the protein is encoded by the coding sequence ATGACGCCCCGCAGATGGTTGCGCACATCGTCGGGTGAGGGGCGTTGCACCTCGGAAGCCGTCACGAGGTGGAGCCTACCGGCGGACCCCCAGATCCCCCTCTGGTCAGCGGGGTCCGATCGGCAACGAGCCGTAGGGGCCGAATGCCCTGTCTGGTGTGACGAGGGGCGGGGGCCGATACGATGGCGTCTACCAACTCGGACCGTGGAGGAACCCGTGATCACCCTCACCGACACCGCTGCCACCAAGGTGCAGGAACTCATCAGCGCTGAGGGTGACGACGCCCTCGCCCTTCGGGTAGCCGTCCGGCCCGGTGGCTGCTCGGGCTTCAGCTACGAGATGTTCTTCGATTCCGACATCGCCACCGATGACGTCACCGCCGACTTCGACGGTGTGAAGGTCGTGGTCGACCCGTCCAGCGCTCAGATGCTCACCGGTGCCACGTTGGACTACAAGGATGGCCTCAACCAGGCTGGGTTCTCCATCGATAACCCCAACGCGCAGCGCACCTGCGGCTGCGGCTCCTCCTTCAGCTGA
- a CDS encoding Mrp/NBP35 family ATP-binding protein, producing MTASEVQRPSPDDVRNHLRGVIDPELGSDIVDLGMVRNVEVGRDGSVVVTVALTTAGCPLRAQIQRDVRTRVGSITGVTSVTLDWAEMTDAERTRAMDRARFNVSQRPEDTSIAPTTRVVLVASGKGGVGKSSVTANLAAALAQRGLKVGVLDADVWGFSIPRMLGLTGRLAGQASGERREMVPHERAIGSGVVRVVSMGLLVDDEETALMWRGLMLNRGVQHFLQDVRWGDDLDYLLVDMPPGTGDVQMGVAKMVPRAEVIVVTTPAVAAQKVAIRAVSMARKSYLRVAGVIENMSAFTCDHGDTYALFGEGGGQALAESAGVDLLGRIPIEPAVSAGGDAGEPAVLAGGAAATVFSQIAERIVTDAVPPTALAGCSARMLEAAVAALDALDAEEAANQQKTTSA from the coding sequence GTGACGGCTTCCGAGGTGCAACGCCCCTCACCCGACGATGTGCGCAACCATCTGCGGGGCGTCATCGACCCCGAACTGGGGTCTGACATCGTCGATCTGGGCATGGTCCGCAACGTCGAGGTGGGCCGCGACGGCTCCGTGGTCGTCACCGTCGCCCTCACCACCGCCGGCTGTCCGCTGAGGGCTCAGATCCAACGGGATGTGCGCACCCGGGTCGGCTCCATTACCGGCGTCACGTCGGTCACCCTGGACTGGGCCGAGATGACCGATGCCGAACGGACCCGAGCCATGGATCGGGCCCGATTCAACGTCTCTCAACGACCGGAGGACACATCGATCGCCCCCACCACCCGTGTGGTGCTGGTGGCCTCGGGCAAAGGAGGGGTCGGCAAGTCCTCGGTCACCGCAAACCTGGCCGCGGCCCTAGCCCAGAGGGGCCTGAAGGTCGGGGTTCTCGACGCCGACGTGTGGGGGTTCTCGATACCACGCATGCTCGGGCTCACCGGCAGGCTCGCAGGCCAGGCCTCAGGGGAGCGCCGAGAGATGGTCCCCCATGAGCGCGCCATCGGATCCGGTGTCGTGCGGGTGGTCTCCATGGGTCTGCTGGTCGACGACGAGGAGACGGCGCTCATGTGGCGGGGGTTGATGCTCAACCGCGGTGTTCAGCACTTCCTCCAAGATGTCCGCTGGGGCGATGACCTCGACTACCTGCTGGTCGACATGCCGCCCGGCACCGGAGACGTCCAGATGGGCGTGGCCAAGATGGTCCCCCGGGCCGAGGTCATCGTGGTGACCACCCCGGCCGTGGCCGCCCAGAAGGTGGCGATCAGAGCGGTGTCCATGGCTCGCAAGTCATACCTGCGGGTGGCAGGCGTGATCGAGAACATGTCGGCGTTCACCTGCGACCACGGAGACACTTACGCATTGTTCGGCGAGGGAGGAGGCCAGGCTCTGGCCGAGAGCGCGGGGGTGGACCTACTGGGCCGGATCCCGATCGAGCCCGCGGTCTCGGCTGGTGGTGACGCCGGTGAACCCGCCGTCCTCGCCGGAGGGGCGGCCGCCACGGTGTTCAGTCAGATCGCCGAGCGAATCGTGACCGATGCAGTGCCTCCCACCGCCTTGGCCGGTTGCTCGGCCCGGATGCTGGAGGCGGCGGTGGCCGCGCTCGACGCCCTGGACGCCGAGGAGGCCGCAAACCAACAGAAGACGACGTCGGCCTAG
- a CDS encoding DUF779 domain-containing protein: protein MKITATARAAEVVAEMARRRAGTLSITIGTGCCESTAPFLYEDFWPGPDQEEVGEVSGVPMFAPEYLRLNYPGDEGVVLDVSEELAESLSVETELGVRLILRGSDFDSSTEAQTCSTSVPITGATAGQAQERVLRPVVGELPEALRNLRVR from the coding sequence GTGAAGATCACCGCCACCGCCCGTGCCGCCGAGGTGGTTGCCGAGATGGCGCGCAGAAGAGCCGGAACGCTGTCCATCACCATCGGGACCGGGTGTTGTGAGTCGACGGCCCCATTCCTCTACGAGGACTTCTGGCCCGGCCCAGACCAAGAAGAGGTGGGAGAGGTGTCAGGGGTTCCGATGTTCGCCCCCGAGTACCTGCGCCTCAACTACCCCGGAGACGAGGGCGTGGTTCTAGACGTGAGCGAAGAGCTGGCCGAGTCGCTTTCGGTCGAGACCGAGCTCGGGGTTCGGCTCATCCTCCGCGGCTCAGACTTCGATTCGTCGACCGAAGCCCAGACGTGCAGCACCTCCGTGCCCATCACGGGGGCCACAGCCGGACAAGCCCAAGAACGAGTGCTGCGTCCGGTGGTGGGGGAGCTACCCGAGGCGCTTCGCAACCTGCGAGTGCGCTGA
- a CDS encoding aldehyde dehydrogenase family protein, whose protein sequence is MADYKLFINGEYVEAQSGETFTTYDPATGQPIGEVAKAGREDSVRAIEAARKAFDEGPWPRMSGKERGDKLNQIADAIEAKAGAFAEMESRDGGGTIKKSTFADVPGAVGAFRWFAKLAIEEADEIEVPGTPFPPSQNWVRYEPHGVCTGVIPWNFPFIMAAWKLGPALAAGNTSVLKPASFTSVTALMLGEVFQEVDLPPGVANIVAGPGGTAGEELAASPLVDKTAFTGSTEVGRRIMQLASGSVKPVTLELGGKSANIILDDADLDIAAAVTLWGTFFHNGQVCESGTRALVHKSIYDEFLSLLADKAGKIVIGSQMDFETDLGPLVSRSQVETVERYVALGRQEVGDPICGGKRPDGLAEGLDAAAFYTPTIFAGVPNSAKIAQEEIFGPVLSVIPFETDDEAVAIANDSIYGLAGGVQSTNQERARSIANRMRTGTVWINDYHLISPERPFGGYKQSGIGRELGIQGLRAYQQVKHVHANPGGSRDNYIHLSALSGNI, encoded by the coding sequence ATGGCCGACTACAAGCTTTTCATCAACGGTGAATACGTCGAAGCCCAGTCGGGCGAGACCTTCACCACCTACGATCCCGCCACCGGTCAACCGATCGGCGAGGTGGCCAAGGCCGGCCGTGAGGATTCGGTGCGCGCCATCGAAGCGGCCCGCAAGGCCTTCGACGAAGGCCCCTGGCCCCGAATGTCGGGCAAGGAGCGCGGCGACAAGCTGAACCAGATAGCCGATGCCATCGAGGCCAAGGCGGGCGCCTTCGCCGAGATGGAGTCGCGAGACGGCGGCGGCACCATCAAGAAGTCCACCTTCGCCGATGTGCCGGGAGCAGTGGGCGCCTTCCGGTGGTTCGCCAAGCTGGCCATCGAGGAAGCCGACGAGATCGAGGTGCCCGGTACTCCGTTCCCGCCGTCGCAGAACTGGGTCCGCTACGAGCCCCACGGTGTTTGCACCGGGGTGATCCCGTGGAACTTCCCGTTCATCATGGCCGCGTGGAAGCTCGGCCCTGCCCTGGCCGCGGGCAACACCTCGGTCCTCAAGCCCGCCTCGTTCACCTCGGTGACCGCTCTGATGTTGGGCGAGGTGTTCCAGGAGGTGGACCTACCCCCAGGCGTGGCCAACATCGTGGCCGGCCCCGGCGGCACCGCCGGCGAGGAACTGGCCGCCAGCCCCCTCGTGGACAAGACCGCCTTCACCGGCTCCACCGAGGTGGGCCGACGGATCATGCAGCTCGCGTCGGGCTCGGTGAAGCCCGTGACCTTGGAGCTGGGTGGCAAGTCCGCCAACATCATCCTCGACGACGCAGACCTCGACATCGCTGCCGCCGTCACGTTGTGGGGGACCTTCTTCCACAACGGGCAGGTGTGTGAGTCCGGCACCCGCGCTCTGGTCCACAAGAGCATCTACGACGAGTTCCTGTCGTTGTTGGCCGACAAGGCCGGCAAGATCGTGATCGGTAGCCAGATGGACTTCGAGACCGATCTCGGTCCGCTGGTGAGCCGCAGCCAGGTCGAGACGGTCGAGCGCTACGTCGCACTCGGCCGACAGGAGGTGGGCGACCCGATCTGTGGCGGTAAGCGCCCCGATGGGTTGGCCGAAGGGCTCGACGCCGCCGCGTTCTACACGCCCACGATCTTCGCCGGAGTTCCCAACTCGGCCAAGATCGCTCAAGAGGAGATCTTCGGTCCGGTGCTGTCGGTCATCCCGTTCGAGACCGACGACGAGGCCGTCGCCATCGCCAATGACTCCATCTACGGCCTCGCGGGTGGTGTGCAGTCCACCAACCAGGAGCGGGCACGCTCCATCGCCAACCGGATGCGTACCGGAACCGTTTGGATCAACGACTACCACCTGATCTCGCCGGAGCGCCCCTTCGGTGGCTACAAGCAGTCGGGCATCGGCCGGGAGCTTGGCATCCAAGGCCTTCGCGCCTACCAGCAGGTCAAGCACGTTCACGCCAACCCCGGCGGCAGCCGGGACAACTACATCCACCTGTCGGCGTTGAGCGGGAACATCTGA
- a CDS encoding MBL fold metallo-hydrolase — protein MTRVGPEVSSGPEFAPLEVGVPTSLTARLRRVLCPNPSVMTGPGTNSYVVGASDLAVIDPGPDLEAHQAVLAGLGSVRWILCTHTHPDHSPGAARLAAATGAEVLAFDDRDGLVCTRHLADGDTIAGPDFTLRAIHTPGHASNHLCFLVEEDGVLIAGDHVMGGSTVVITPPDGDMGDYLASVERLRTWDPPLEAVAPAHGHLITDPAAYLAYYVDHRAERERQVVDALAAAGPDGADTAALVAAIYVDVPESLHPVARFSVWAHLRKLEAEGRATCPDRDDMGAVWTAGAAGPIRD, from the coding sequence ATGACGAGAGTTGGGCCTGAAGTGTCCAGCGGACCCGAGTTCGCCCCATTAGAGGTGGGGGTGCCGACGTCGCTCACGGCGCGGCTCCGTCGGGTGCTGTGTCCCAATCCGTCGGTCATGACCGGCCCCGGAACCAACTCCTACGTGGTCGGAGCCAGCGATCTGGCCGTGATCGACCCCGGACCTGACCTGGAGGCGCACCAGGCGGTCTTGGCCGGACTTGGCTCGGTCAGGTGGATCCTGTGCACGCACACCCATCCCGATCATTCGCCGGGGGCAGCCCGCCTGGCGGCAGCCACCGGGGCTGAGGTATTGGCCTTCGACGACCGCGATGGGCTGGTGTGCACCCGCCATCTCGCTGACGGCGACACCATCGCCGGTCCCGACTTCACCCTGAGGGCCATCCACACCCCCGGTCATGCCTCCAATCACCTGTGCTTCCTGGTGGAGGAAGACGGTGTGCTCATCGCCGGTGATCACGTCATGGGTGGCTCCACCGTGGTCATAACCCCGCCCGACGGCGACATGGGTGACTATCTGGCTTCGGTAGAGAGGCTGCGGACCTGGGACCCTCCGCTGGAAGCGGTGGCACCCGCCCACGGTCACCTCATCACCGACCCTGCGGCCTACCTCGCCTATTACGTGGACCATCGAGCCGAGCGGGAACGCCAGGTCGTCGACGCTCTGGCCGCGGCCGGTCCCGACGGGGCCGACACCGCGGCCCTGGTGGCGGCCATCTACGTCGACGTGCCCGAATCGCTTCATCCGGTGGCTCGTTTCAGCGTGTGGGCTCACCTCCGCAAGTTGGAGGCCGAAGGCCGAGCCACCTGTCCTGATCGAGACGACATGGGGGCGGTGTGGACCGCTGGTGCGGCCGGGCCGATCCGGGACTAG
- a CDS encoding NUDIX domain-containing protein has product MTEQSGSTSSPSANEVPLRDAATVLVLRDGSEGLEVFMLQRNLNSDFVGGAYVFPGGAVDPEDRESDLEDLCLGRSDSDASDRLGIGRGGLAYWVAAIRESFEEAGILMAVDGGGRFVDLDDRRGSQRWAGHRADIDARRRRLVEVCAEESLRLAVGEMHYFGHWITPVGAPRRYDTRFFLAAAPENQTPLHDDHEVIANEWVRPADALTRCLNGEITMMPPTISSLKAMARFDTAADALTAATQITSVPAILPRVVSVDGGMRIVLPGDPDYDADAAFGKQDRPWMGQVTEAAKGITESTPSYTAPATTGFGPDDESWA; this is encoded by the coding sequence ATGACAGAACAGAGCGGTTCGACCTCTTCACCGTCTGCCAACGAAGTTCCGTTGAGAGACGCCGCCACCGTGCTGGTGCTACGCGACGGAAGCGAGGGCCTAGAGGTCTTCATGCTGCAACGAAACCTCAATTCGGACTTCGTGGGTGGCGCCTACGTCTTCCCCGGCGGGGCGGTGGACCCCGAGGACCGCGAATCCGACCTCGAGGACCTTTGCCTCGGGCGTAGCGACTCCGACGCCTCGGACCGTCTCGGCATCGGTCGGGGTGGCCTCGCCTATTGGGTGGCCGCCATCCGGGAATCCTTCGAAGAGGCCGGCATCCTCATGGCCGTCGACGGGGGTGGCCGGTTCGTGGACCTCGACGACCGTCGAGGGTCGCAACGCTGGGCCGGACATCGGGCCGACATCGATGCCCGGCGGCGGCGCCTGGTAGAGGTGTGCGCCGAGGAGTCGCTGCGCCTCGCGGTGGGTGAGATGCACTACTTCGGCCATTGGATCACGCCGGTGGGTGCCCCCCGTCGGTACGACACCCGCTTCTTCTTGGCTGCGGCCCCAGAGAACCAGACGCCCTTGCACGACGATCACGAGGTGATCGCCAACGAATGGGTGCGCCCCGCCGATGCGCTCACCCGGTGCCTCAACGGTGAGATCACCATGATGCCGCCAACCATCTCCAGCCTGAAGGCCATGGCCCGCTTCGACACCGCCGCCGACGCCTTGACCGCCGCCACTCAGATCACCTCGGTCCCCGCCATCCTGCCCCGGGTGGTGTCCGTCGACGGAGGTATGCGGATCGTGCTCCCCGGTGACCCCGATTACGACGCCGACGCCGCCTTCGGAAAGCAAGACCGCCCGTGGATGGGGCAGGTCACCGAAGCGGCCAAGGGGATCACCGAGTCGACTCCGTCCTACACGGCTCCGGCCACCACCGGGTTCGGGCCCGATGACGAGAGTTGGGCCTGA
- a CDS encoding FxsA family protein, which produces MGLVLLVLFVVAPLLELWVIIQVAQVIGGWETIALLVVESAIGAWLLKAQGISVLARISQAVDDGRIPDRELLDGFLLLVAGALMLAPGFVGDLLAYLLVIPPTRALFRAPLLARFKAGKLGAFSAFSASASGGRWVGSFRSSGGGFYTGDVIDTSGHDQPDRSIQA; this is translated from the coding sequence ATGGGATTGGTCTTGCTCGTGTTGTTCGTGGTGGCGCCGCTGCTCGAACTGTGGGTGATCATCCAGGTGGCCCAGGTGATCGGAGGGTGGGAGACCATCGCCCTGCTGGTCGTCGAGAGTGCCATCGGGGCGTGGCTGCTCAAGGCTCAGGGCATCTCGGTGCTGGCCCGAATATCTCAGGCCGTAGACGACGGGCGCATACCCGACCGTGAACTGCTCGACGGGTTCCTGTTGCTGGTGGCGGGCGCGCTCATGCTCGCTCCCGGTTTCGTCGGCGACCTGTTGGCCTATCTGCTGGTCATCCCGCCTACCCGGGCGCTGTTTCGAGCTCCCTTGTTGGCCCGGTTCAAGGCGGGGAAGCTGGGCGCCTTCTCGGCTTTCTCAGCATCGGCGAGCGGCGGTCGATGGGTGGGTTCGTTCCGTTCCAGCGGCGGCGGGTTCTACACCGGTGATGTGATCGACACATCGGGTCACGACCAACCCGACCGCAGCATCCAGGCCTGA
- a CDS encoding WhiB family transcriptional regulator, whose translation MSAQRVEDDWQIRSACRGPQAVIFFPPREFERKADKIQREAQAKEICRTCPVKRPCLDYAIAIKEPHGIWGGLNEAERKNLVLSST comes from the coding sequence GTGAGTGCACAAAGAGTCGAAGACGACTGGCAGATCAGGTCCGCATGTCGCGGGCCCCAGGCTGTGATCTTCTTTCCGCCACGCGAGTTCGAACGCAAGGCAGACAAGATCCAACGAGAAGCGCAGGCCAAAGAGATCTGCCGCACGTGTCCGGTGAAGCGACCGTGCCTCGACTACGCCATCGCCATCAAGGAACCTCACGGCATCTGGGGTGGCCTCAACGAGGCCGAACGCAAGAACCTGGTACTGAGCTCCACCTGA
- a CDS encoding ArsA family ATPase has product MSIGTEHQLLSDLVATSSIIICSGSGGVGKTTTAAVMGMEAARTGRRAVVVTIDPAKRLADALGLGDDGIGNEPRLIHGDWPGTMSAVMLDTKSTFDGLVTNYSSDPDQAERILSNRFYRNISGALSGTQEYMAMEKLYELQASPEFDLVVVDTPPSRNALDFLDAPQRLTRFLDHRLYRVLTAPTRGVMKAVNAAAQAFVRSVSKVVGGEVFDDAIAFFQAFEGMEEGFKERAELVLKALTSPDTSFVLVASPKRDTVQEAHYFADKLAEADLQVAALIVNRMHPRFTEEMPEALAARANTLGDTDLGGLFRNLSDFALVADREEAHLKGLAAQVHPAPVIRVPFLRTDVHDLAGLDLVADQIFGRTR; this is encoded by the coding sequence GTGAGCATCGGCACCGAGCACCAGCTCCTGTCAGACCTGGTGGCTACCAGCAGCATCATCATCTGCTCGGGGTCGGGCGGGGTGGGCAAGACCACCACCGCTGCGGTGATGGGCATGGAGGCGGCCCGCACCGGGCGCCGAGCCGTGGTCGTCACCATCGACCCGGCCAAGCGACTGGCCGACGCCCTCGGTCTCGGAGATGACGGAATCGGCAACGAGCCCAGACTCATCCACGGCGACTGGCCGGGGACCATGTCGGCAGTCATGCTCGACACCAAGTCCACCTTCGATGGCCTTGTCACCAACTACTCCTCCGACCCCGATCAGGCCGAACGGATCCTGTCCAACCGCTTCTACCGCAACATCTCCGGTGCGCTCAGCGGAACCCAGGAGTACATGGCCATGGAGAAGCTGTACGAGCTCCAGGCGTCACCAGAATTCGACCTGGTCGTCGTGGATACGCCTCCCAGCCGCAACGCTCTGGACTTCCTCGACGCCCCCCAGCGCCTCACCCGCTTTCTCGACCACCGGCTCTACCGGGTGCTGACCGCCCCGACCCGAGGGGTGATGAAGGCGGTGAACGCCGCGGCCCAGGCCTTCGTCCGCAGTGTGTCCAAGGTGGTCGGCGGCGAGGTGTTCGACGACGCCATCGCCTTCTTCCAGGCCTTCGAAGGCATGGAAGAAGGGTTCAAAGAGCGGGCCGAACTGGTGCTGAAGGCCTTGACCAGCCCCGACACATCCTTCGTTCTGGTGGCCTCACCGAAGCGAGACACGGTGCAGGAAGCCCACTACTTCGCCGACAAGCTGGCCGAAGCCGACCTGCAGGTGGCGGCCCTTATCGTCAACCGCATGCACCCCCGTTTCACCGAGGAGATGCCCGAGGCCCTGGCCGCCAGGGCCAACACGCTGGGCGACACCGATCTGGGGGGACTTTTCCGCAACCTCTCTGACTTCGCGCTGGTGGCTGACCGGGAGGAGGCCCACCTCAAAGGTCTCGCCGCCCAGGTTCACCCCGCTCCGGTGATCCGGGTGCCGTTCCTTCGCACCGACGTCCACGACCTGGCTGGCCTGGACCTGGTGGCCGATCAGATCTTCGGACGGACCCGATGA